One Archocentrus centrarchus isolate MPI-CPG fArcCen1 chromosome 14, fArcCen1, whole genome shotgun sequence DNA window includes the following coding sequences:
- the gdpd4b gene encoding glycerophosphodiester phosphodiesterase domain-containing protein 5, with protein MASTLSQWLSCLRVKLLRRYEHQPFVSCLAGVYGCRWRRYERSQPGDCCCNKLEGASFTLLVAAFCLTLVFLYFWGQAKNDYNDFDWFNFGNLGFWFPWSVVLLVVAAIFFTYVTVLMLLAVCLLSEGQKLYLHWGHKVGILVSLTVSVIATAVLSDLWSKEWRTLLLSFQVTAPFLHVGGVLLTTSLAWPVALHFFRMKSRVRRGLILVMYLTILVSLYLVPLGLYSPCIKEEGTLGPAPALIGHRGAPMLAPENTLMSFERAVEAGSDGLETDVTISFDGVPFLMHDYTLRRTTNIHEVFPNRTNTPAAMFTWNELERLNAGDWFLSHNPFGTAGSLGAEDRQRAGNQSVCNLQTFLQLAAQTDKLVIFDLYRPPRGHPYRDTWIQRTLEVIQNESSIQSSQVLWLPSDLRALVQELDPEFQQTSGSRLPLEELQNNHIVKLNLDYTSMSTELIRKYAAVNITTNLYVISQPWLYSLAWCAGVHSVTTNAPQLLSTISSPLFIMSPDKYKLMWILTDLMSFVLILLVFFFHRWRERELEFCSSSRIKPESNTYSKFKTEMSDIWSVSSGNSPSEKTPSLATVTEH; from the exons CTGGAGGGTGCCAGCTTTACTCTGCTCGTGGCGGCTTTCTGCTTGACACTGGTGTTCCTCTATTTCTGGGGACAAGCCAAGAATGACTACAATGACTTTGACTG GTTTAACTTCGGGAACCTGGGCTTCTGGTTCCCGTGGTCTGTGGTGCTCCTGGTCGTTGCCGCGATCTTCTTCACCTACGTCACAGTGCTCATG CTGCTGGCTGTGTGTTTGCTCTCAGAGGGCCAGAAGCTTTATTTACACTGGGGTCACAAG GTCGGGATCCTGGTGAGCCTGACGGTCTCCGTCATAGCTACAGCCGTCTTGTCTGACCTGTGGAGTAAAGAATGGAGGACACTGCTGCTGTCCTTCCAG GTAACAGCACCTTTCTTACATGTGGGCGGAGTCTTATTGACGACATCGCTGGCTTGGCCTGTGGCGTTGCATTTCTTTCGCATGAAAAGCAGAG tacGGCGAGGCCTGATCCTGGTCATGTACCTGACCATCCTGGTTTCCCTTTACTTGGTCCCCCTTGGGTTGTATTCTCCTTGTATTAAGGAGGAGGGGACTCTGGGCCCTGCACCGGCTCTCATCGGCCACAGAGGAGCCCCTATG CTCGCTCCAGAAAACACCCTGATGTCCTTTGAGAGGGCGGTGGAGGCTGGGAGTGATGGTCTGGAGACTGATGTAACCATTAG TTTTGATGGGGTGCCTTTCCTGATGCATGACTACACTCTGCGACGGACCACCAACATCCACGAGGTTTTCCCAAATCGGACCAATACCCCAGCTGCCATGTTTACCTGGAACGAGCTGGAGAGACTGAACGCCGGGGACTGGTTTCTGTCT CACAATCCGTTCGGCACGGCCGGCTCTCTGGGAGCAGAGGACCGACAGCGGGCTGGAAACCAGTCCGTCTGCAACCTCCAGACCTTCCTCCAGCTGGCAGCTCAGACGGACAAACTAGTGATCTTTGACCTCTACCGTCCGCCCAGAGGTCACCCATACAGAGACACCTGGATCCAGCGCACGCTTGAAGTCATCCAAAATGAGTCATCCATTCAGTCCTCACAG GTGCTTTGGCTGCCATCAGACCTCCGAGCTCTGGTCCAGGAACTCGATCCTGAGTTCCAGCAGACTTCCGGCAGTCGGCTCCCTCTAGAGGAGCTCCAGAATAACCACATCGTCAAACTCAACCTGGACTACACCTCTATGTCCACTGAGCTCATCAG GAAGTACGCTGCAGTCAACATAACCACCAACCTGTATGTGATCAGCCAGCCATGGCTCTACTCCCTAGCCTGGTGTGCTGGAGTCCACTCAGTGACTACCAACGCCCCCCAGCTGCTCAGCACCATCAGCTCCCCTCTGTTTATCATG AGTCCAGACAAGTATAAACTGATGTGGATTCTCACTGATCTGATGTCCTTTGTGCTGATTCTCCTCGTCTTCTTTTTTCACAG atggagagagagagaactggaATTCTGCTCCAGCAGCAGAATCAAGCCAGAAAGCAACACTTACAGCAAATTCAAAACAG AGATGAGTGATATTTGGTCGGTGTCCAGTGGTAACTCGCCATCGGAGAAGACGCCCAGCCTGGCAACCGTAACAGAGCACTAA